From one Streptomyces sp. SCSIO 30461 genomic stretch:
- a CDS encoding polymorphic toxin-type HINT domain-containing protein — protein MRETARRGVLLFGGIGALLLAMVAGLLVWQYGPGSGQPGAAATKRELKPFRQAVEALAQAPGLRYEDTSLAGITQNEITVTAGGSQFGTTSSGNGEHGRDVLRVEGKTFTRWQVDPAPGPEAKAAAKPGAKIPSEWMTGLDDGSVLLDEALGRMPSPSALAVVLSEALDRAEKAPSAEASGHQQRLPAVGRTPALAVDTSAGRLLVSKQRPYRVLRLEPYDISEMADRFRSGEVPAEIPRVTTGPLASGKSEGMDLSPIAGAAIDAMFDTLLQYTRQLGDATDHGINFTLNGSGRMNCGVSGCTASQRFTGEVSSKARGRITRGEVSAVLSADFSVGGQPAGRCTSARGTFPVRGNQVSGSLTCSNPGAGAVYSSVAARYKAQAEAESRASGGRSVRYSIPLRANTLIDARALAAVEVTRLVARVSRERDSAECVRPHSFPPGTQVLLADGTHRAIEDIRVGDRVTATDPERGQTAARPVVDTITTDGDKDFTRLTVTTARGPATVTATGNHPFRLAGAKRWKDAKDLRPGDALRTSDGTDVQVREVRDRYGRQRTHDLTVDGFHTYYVLAGKTPVLVHNSNGCVNWASNSVKTWGHTFKTHGAGAKNTKALTDRARSTGNQQGQWLNNDAAAEFLKGLHVEGAGPRSVRIPDGLGQVIMPDGSIVQARAATIVPSPNGLYKTGFPIIGPN, from the coding sequence ATGCGCGAGACGGCACGCCGGGGCGTGCTGCTGTTCGGGGGGATCGGTGCGCTGCTCCTGGCGATGGTGGCCGGGCTGCTCGTCTGGCAGTACGGCCCGGGATCCGGGCAGCCGGGCGCGGCAGCGACCAAACGCGAACTGAAGCCGTTCAGGCAGGCCGTGGAGGCGCTGGCCCAAGCCCCGGGGCTGCGTTACGAGGACACCTCGCTCGCCGGTATCACGCAGAACGAGATCACCGTCACCGCGGGCGGGAGCCAGTTCGGCACCACGAGTTCCGGCAACGGAGAGCACGGCAGGGACGTCCTGCGGGTCGAGGGAAAGACCTTCACACGGTGGCAGGTGGATCCCGCTCCGGGCCCGGAGGCCAAGGCCGCGGCCAAGCCCGGGGCGAAGATCCCCAGTGAGTGGATGACCGGTCTTGACGACGGCTCCGTACTGCTGGACGAGGCCCTGGGCCGGATGCCGAGCCCATCGGCGCTCGCGGTTGTGCTGTCCGAGGCCCTGGACCGGGCGGAGAAGGCACCCTCGGCCGAAGCCTCCGGGCATCAGCAGCGCCTGCCGGCCGTCGGGCGCACGCCGGCTCTCGCAGTCGACACCTCGGCGGGCCGGTTGCTGGTGAGCAAGCAGCGGCCGTACCGCGTCCTGCGCCTGGAGCCCTACGACATCTCGGAGATGGCCGACCGGTTCCGGAGCGGGGAGGTGCCCGCCGAGATCCCCCGGGTGACCACCGGACCACTCGCGTCGGGGAAGTCCGAGGGGATGGACCTTTCCCCGATCGCCGGAGCCGCCATCGACGCGATGTTCGACACGCTGCTCCAGTACACACGGCAGCTCGGCGACGCGACCGACCACGGCATCAACTTCACCCTCAACGGCTCGGGCCGGATGAACTGCGGCGTCTCGGGCTGCACCGCCAGCCAGCGGTTCACCGGCGAGGTCTCCAGCAAGGCGAGGGGGCGCATCACGCGGGGTGAAGTGAGCGCCGTCCTGAGCGCGGACTTCTCCGTCGGCGGGCAGCCCGCGGGCCGCTGCACCAGCGCACGCGGCACGTTCCCGGTCCGCGGCAACCAGGTCTCCGGCTCGCTGACCTGTTCCAACCCGGGCGCCGGTGCGGTGTACTCCTCGGTCGCAGCCCGGTACAAGGCCCAGGCCGAGGCGGAGTCCCGGGCCAGCGGCGGCCGGTCGGTCCGCTACAGCATCCCGCTGCGCGCCAACACCCTGATCGACGCCCGCGCCCTCGCGGCGGTCGAGGTGACCCGACTCGTCGCCCGGGTCAGCCGGGAGCGGGACTCCGCGGAATGCGTACGCCCCCACAGCTTCCCGCCGGGCACCCAGGTCCTGCTCGCCGACGGCACCCACCGGGCCATCGAGGACATCCGCGTCGGCGATCGGGTGACCGCGACCGACCCGGAGCGCGGGCAGACCGCCGCACGGCCGGTGGTCGACACCATCACCACGGACGGCGACAAGGACTTCACCCGCCTCACCGTGACCACCGCCCGCGGCCCCGCCACGGTCACCGCGACCGGTAACCACCCGTTCCGGCTGGCAGGCGCCAAGCGCTGGAAGGACGCGAAGGACCTCCGCCCCGGCGATGCCCTGCGCACCTCCGACGGCACGGACGTTCAGGTCCGCGAGGTCCGTGACCGGTACGGCCGGCAGCGCACCCATGACCTCACGGTGGACGGCTTCCACACGTACTATGTGCTGGCGGGTAAGACTCCGGTACTCGTTCACAACAGCAACGGCTGCGTGAACTGGGCCTCCAACAGCGTTAAAACGTGGGGTCATACATTCAAGACTCATGGCGCCGGAGCGAAGAACACGAAGGCTCTGACCGATCGAGCTCGTAGCACCGGGAATCAGCAAGGCCAGTGGCTGAACAATGACGCCGCTGCAGAGTTCTTGAAGGGACTCCATGTCGAAGGAGCCGGGCCCAGGTCGGTGCGCATTCCGGACGGGTTGGGGCAGGTGATCATGCCGGATGGGAGTATCGTCCAAGCGCGGGCCGCTACCATCGTCCCGAGTCCAAATGGGTTGTACAAGACGGGATTCCCGATCATTGGTCCGAACTAG